One segment of Methylotuvimicrobium sp. KM2 DNA contains the following:
- a CDS encoding fused MFS/spermidine synthase: MRSSSPPLASVAALFFLTGMAALIYEVLWLKELGLLFGNTSQAMATTLAAFFLGLAAGSHYWGRKVAAYREPLKLYAGLEVAVAVCAAGYFLLLAAYGRLYPWVFDCCGNHAGLFTGVKFALSLTILFPPAFFMGGTLPVLSHFAAPNRNDLGHNTALLYGVNTLGAVAGALLAGFYLPIWLGFKASYGLAMAISLTVAAGAYVLSKPHTEQSRAPIETDGIAFRPLAVIAFMSGLSMLALQVLWGRMFAQVLQNSVYTFALILSVFLVCLALSGFLARWLIAVRFDAGKLLFGSLIAGGLLVNLGPFVFLAWTDELHYIGSDVGWYAYLLQISAPAAFIMGPPLLLLGMALPLSIRLAQNHGPSGGTLVGQLVGINTLGAIAGSIIAGFLILEWIGLWTGIRLIAVLYFLTAAYWFSRTTETASYCRQPDRSESQKFFRSDWNKRGGLYLPAIGILLAVSAFDTGKLPLVKVDPVNEEESLLEFWESSAGTVAVIRRGEHLKIKVNNHYTLGGTGSFELEQLTGLLPVALHREPRSVYVLGLGTGITAGGVLKHPIRNLTVTELLKDVVAASDKYFGDYTNGLFYDPRVRVLHEDGRNYLRGAREQYDVIIGDLFVPWEAGTGSLYSLDHFKTVSERLNENGLFMQWLPAYQLSQVEFDVIAKTFLEVFPYATVWRADFGALRPVLGLLGSKSNQDLAALSAGRHQKLLLHFAGDLVSISSRFEQARLNTDDRPIIEFSAPVSQRSIKTGRQEWLVGAELIELMEALQPSVSDYIVDVSEPSKQWPQAGFNLQKAQWFRYQGRLKEAEQAMANYRKLLGEEEQ, from the coding sequence ATGAGGTCATCAAGTCCGCCGCTCGCGTCTGTCGCCGCGCTGTTTTTCTTGACCGGCATGGCGGCGTTGATTTACGAGGTGCTTTGGCTGAAAGAACTGGGTTTGTTGTTCGGCAATACCAGTCAAGCCATGGCGACGACATTGGCCGCGTTTTTTTTGGGACTGGCCGCCGGTAGTCATTATTGGGGGCGGAAAGTTGCTGCTTATCGTGAGCCGCTAAAATTGTACGCCGGGCTCGAAGTCGCGGTTGCCGTTTGCGCGGCAGGTTATTTTCTATTGCTTGCGGCCTATGGCCGGCTCTATCCGTGGGTATTCGATTGCTGCGGCAATCATGCCGGATTGTTCACCGGCGTCAAATTCGCCTTGTCGTTGACGATATTGTTTCCCCCGGCTTTTTTCATGGGCGGCACGCTGCCGGTACTGAGTCATTTCGCGGCGCCGAATCGTAATGATTTAGGTCATAACACGGCCTTGTTATACGGCGTCAATACCTTGGGTGCGGTGGCCGGTGCGCTGTTGGCAGGGTTTTATTTGCCGATTTGGCTAGGTTTCAAGGCCAGTTACGGATTGGCGATGGCGATTTCGTTGACGGTCGCGGCGGGCGCTTATGTCTTATCGAAACCGCACACTGAGCAAAGCCGAGCGCCGATTGAAACCGACGGCATCGCTTTTCGTCCGCTCGCCGTCATTGCGTTCATGTCGGGGCTTTCGATGCTGGCCCTGCAAGTATTGTGGGGGAGGATGTTCGCGCAGGTATTGCAGAATTCAGTCTACACCTTCGCGTTGATTCTATCGGTGTTTCTGGTTTGCCTAGCTTTGTCGGGGTTTCTGGCGCGCTGGTTGATTGCCGTTCGCTTCGATGCCGGAAAGCTGTTGTTCGGGTCGCTGATTGCCGGCGGTCTTTTGGTTAACCTCGGACCTTTCGTGTTTTTGGCGTGGACTGACGAGCTACACTATATCGGTTCGGATGTCGGTTGGTATGCTTATTTGCTGCAAATCTCGGCGCCGGCGGCGTTTATCATGGGGCCGCCATTGCTGCTGTTGGGTATGGCTTTGCCGCTGTCGATTCGTTTGGCGCAAAATCATGGACCAAGCGGTGGAACGCTGGTCGGGCAATTGGTCGGGATCAATACCTTGGGCGCGATAGCCGGTTCCATCATCGCCGGTTTCTTGATATTGGAATGGATAGGGCTATGGACCGGAATTCGATTGATTGCGGTGCTGTATTTTTTGACGGCCGCTTATTGGTTTAGTCGGACCACGGAGACGGCTTCCTACTGTCGACAGCCTGACCGTTCCGAAAGTCAGAAATTTTTTAGATCAGACTGGAATAAGCGGGGAGGTTTGTATTTACCGGCAATCGGCATTTTATTGGCGGTTTCGGCATTCGACACCGGCAAGTTGCCCCTGGTTAAAGTCGATCCGGTCAACGAAGAGGAAAGCCTGCTGGAATTTTGGGAAAGCAGCGCCGGCACGGTCGCGGTCATCCGGCGCGGCGAACATTTGAAAATCAAGGTCAACAATCATTATACCTTGGGCGGAACAGGTTCTTTCGAGCTTGAGCAATTAACCGGCTTGTTGCCGGTTGCCTTGCATCGTGAGCCGCGTTCGGTTTATGTGTTGGGCCTGGGTACCGGCATCACGGCGGGCGGCGTGTTGAAACACCCGATCCGGAATCTGACCGTAACCGAATTGCTGAAAGATGTCGTCGCGGCATCGGATAAATATTTCGGCGACTACACCAATGGTTTGTTTTACGATCCGAGAGTGCGTGTCTTGCATGAGGACGGCCGTAATTATTTGCGCGGCGCGCGTGAACAATACGATGTGATTATCGGCGATTTGTTCGTACCCTGGGAAGCCGGTACCGGAAGTCTTTATTCGCTCGATCATTTTAAGACAGTCTCCGAACGCTTGAATGAAAACGGTTTGTTCATGCAATGGCTGCCGGCTTATCAATTGTCTCAAGTCGAATTCGATGTGATCGCCAAAACGTTTTTGGAAGTGTTTCCTTACGCGACAGTGTGGCGAGCCGATTTTGGCGCATTAAGGCCGGTTTTGGGTTTGTTGGGTAGCAAGAGTAACCAAGATCTTGCGGCATTGTCTGCGGGGCGTCATCAAAAACTACTGTTGCATTTTGCCGGCGATTTGGTTTCGATAAGCAGTCGTTTCGAACAGGCGCGACTGAATACCGACGACAGGCCTATCATTGAATTTTCCGCGCCGGTGAGTCAACGCTCGATTAAAACCGGACGGCAGGAGTGGCTGGTCGGCGCGGAGTTGATTGAATTAATGGAGGCGCTACAACCTAGCGTTTCGGATTATATAGTCGATGTGTCGGAACCTTCGAAGCAATGGCCGCAAGCCGGTTTCAACTTGCAAAAGGCGCAATGGTTTCGCTATCAGGGTCGGCTTAAAGAGGCCGAGCAAGCCATGGCGAACTATCGGAAATTGCTTGGCGAAGAAGAACAATAG
- a CDS encoding protein disulfide oxidoreductase has translation MTIKKLLFYGAIAVILFAGQFLYSRGLATGKPPELAQTTIQGEHVSDRIAAGPGLIYFWAEWCRICAMMQAPVSAVLNDFPGVTVALRSGDADEVKEYLHKKALNWPAINDEGGLIGDRFGIRGVPSVFILNPEGEIVFTSVGYSTEWGLRFRLWLAAWF, from the coding sequence ATGACGATCAAAAAACTTTTGTTTTACGGCGCGATTGCCGTCATTTTGTTTGCCGGGCAGTTTTTATACAGCCGGGGGCTGGCGACCGGAAAACCGCCTGAATTAGCGCAAACGACAATTCAGGGCGAGCATGTTTCCGACCGAATCGCGGCCGGCCCCGGCTTGATTTATTTCTGGGCCGAATGGTGCCGAATATGCGCGATGATGCAGGCGCCGGTTAGTGCGGTATTGAACGATTTTCCGGGCGTGACTGTGGCTTTGAGATCGGGCGATGCGGATGAGGTGAAGGAATATCTCCATAAGAAAGCATTAAATTGGCCTGCGATCAACGACGAAGGCGGTTTGATCGGTGATCGCTTCGGGATTCGTGGTGTACCGTCGGTTTTTATTTTAAATCCTGAAGGCGAGATCGTTTTTACGTCGGTCGGCTACAGTACCGAATGGGGCTTGCGCTTTAGGCTTTGGCTGGCTGCTTGGTTTTGA
- a CDS encoding SprT family zinc-dependent metalloprotease: MLTEPIRDKTISSLPFTYQIRRSSKATKARITVAPGKVQVVAPAGISERTLHRFVEQKQQWVIQALNRLEARVQQVESLAPEFYIDGVDIPYQGERYRLNVMPTRLKRVKLEFFDRFIAHVPEAMPSGDHSEAIRDALIRWMKIDAKLKTEHYVERHKHRHLLSPRSISIRSQKSRWGSCGIHNDIHLNWLLILAPPEVFEYVVVHELCHIKVRNHSSSFWQLVADHLPDYRQRRNWLKEQGSRLMMGL, encoded by the coding sequence CTGCTAACTGAACCAATCCGAGACAAGACAATTTCCAGCTTACCTTTTACTTATCAAATTCGCCGTAGTTCTAAGGCGACTAAAGCGCGGATCACGGTGGCGCCCGGAAAGGTGCAAGTCGTCGCGCCGGCCGGGATTTCCGAGCGAACGTTGCATCGTTTCGTTGAGCAAAAACAGCAGTGGGTTATTCAAGCGCTGAACCGCTTGGAAGCACGCGTCCAACAGGTGGAAAGTTTGGCGCCGGAGTTTTACATAGACGGCGTCGATATTCCATACCAGGGCGAGCGCTATCGGCTCAACGTCATGCCGACTCGTTTGAAGCGAGTTAAACTCGAATTTTTCGATCGTTTCATTGCTCATGTGCCGGAAGCCATGCCTTCGGGCGATCATAGTGAGGCGATACGGGATGCTTTGATTCGGTGGATGAAGATCGATGCCAAGCTTAAGACCGAACATTATGTCGAAAGACATAAGCACAGACATTTGTTGTCGCCCCGGTCGATCTCGATTCGCTCGCAAAAAAGCCGCTGGGGAAGTTGCGGCATTCATAACGACATTCATCTCAATTGGCTCTTGATTCTGGCTCCACCCGAGGTATTCGAATATGTCGTCGTGCATGAATTGTGTCATATTAAAGTTAGAAATCATTCGAGCTCGTTTTGGCAGTTGGTCGCCGACCATTTACCCGATTACAGGCAGCGGCGGAATTGGCTTAAAGAGCAAGGCAGCCGGCTGATGATGGGGCTATAA
- a CDS encoding cbb3-type cytochrome c oxidase subunit I: MKSGGLAGVIENAGVLVDRSRGYWQDFQNWVQLDSSTLSPGRQLAVKYFIVAVILFCAQILFGLLAALQFIFPGFLYEFLDFSVNRMVHINAMVVWMLFGFFGCIYWLLEDESGTEIVGLKYGIWAFWILTGAVALVVLVYLFVQIGPGKDSSLWFINEGREYIEAPRWADIGIVAVVLTFFYNVVATFSKGKWSGIAGVLTLDLVALAGLYVAGMFYMTNITHEQYWWWWVIHLWVEATWEVLVGVIMAWSLMKLLGVRRKIVETWLYIEVALMFGSGILGLGHHYFWIGTPEYWLTIGGFFSALEPIPLVAMVVHAVYDAGAHSFKTGNHPALAWIIAQAFGNFFGAGVWGFMHTLPQINLYTHGTQWSASHGHLAFFGAYATINIAFFYLAIQHWRGDVWMAGGIKNAWRWKWALGLLNIGVLGMTIALLIAGYEQSFVERAVEGSTWGGYFAAQSHPAFQSAMTWRLFFGLITASGLGLLVWDLLTIGKGEERKAEMPQQV, from the coding sequence ATGAAATCGGGCGGATTAGCGGGTGTGATTGAAAACGCGGGCGTATTGGTCGACCGGTCGCGCGGTTATTGGCAGGATTTTCAGAACTGGGTGCAACTGGATAGTAGTACCTTAAGTCCGGGCAGGCAACTGGCGGTTAAATACTTCATCGTCGCGGTGATTTTGTTTTGTGCGCAGATTCTGTTCGGACTGTTGGCCGCGCTGCAATTTATCTTTCCGGGATTTCTCTACGAATTTTTGGATTTCAGCGTTAATAGGATGGTACACATCAATGCGATGGTCGTTTGGATGCTGTTCGGGTTCTTCGGTTGTATCTATTGGCTGTTGGAGGATGAAAGCGGAACCGAAATCGTCGGCTTGAAATATGGCATTTGGGCGTTTTGGATATTGACCGGTGCGGTGGCCTTGGTTGTGTTGGTTTATCTATTCGTGCAAATCGGGCCGGGCAAGGACTCCAGCCTATGGTTCATCAACGAAGGCCGCGAATATATCGAAGCGCCGCGCTGGGCCGATATCGGCATCGTCGCGGTTGTGTTGACGTTCTTTTATAACGTCGTCGCGACCTTCAGCAAAGGCAAATGGTCCGGAATCGCAGGTGTGTTGACGCTGGACTTGGTCGCATTGGCCGGTTTGTATGTGGCCGGCATGTTTTACATGACCAATATCACGCACGAACAATATTGGTGGTGGTGGGTCATTCATCTTTGGGTCGAAGCGACATGGGAAGTCTTGGTTGGCGTGATCATGGCCTGGTCCTTGATGAAACTGCTCGGCGTCCGGCGCAAAATCGTCGAAACCTGGCTGTATATCGAAGTGGCGCTGATGTTCGGTTCCGGCATACTGGGTTTGGGACACCATTATTTTTGGATCGGCACGCCGGAATATTGGCTCACGATCGGCGGTTTTTTCTCGGCGCTGGAACCGATACCGTTGGTCGCGATGGTCGTGCATGCCGTATACGACGCCGGCGCGCATTCGTTCAAGACCGGCAACCATCCGGCCTTGGCCTGGATCATTGCGCAGGCCTTCGGTAACTTCTTCGGCGCGGGCGTTTGGGGCTTCATGCATACGTTGCCGCAGATCAACTTGTACACGCACGGCACGCAATGGTCAGCTTCGCACGGGCATTTGGCCTTCTTCGGCGCCTATGCGACGATTAATATCGCATTCTTTTATTTGGCGATACAGCATTGGCGAGGCGATGTCTGGATGGCTGGAGGCATCAAGAATGCCTGGCGCTGGAAATGGGCCTTGGGTCTACTGAATATTGGCGTCCTTGGGATGACGATTGCCTTATTGATTGCCGGTTACGAACAATCGTTCGTCGAGCGTGCCGTCGAAGGATCGACTTGGGGCGGTTATTTCGCGGCGCAGTCTCATCCGGCCTTCCAAAGCGCGATGACGTGGCGTTTGTTTTTCGGGTTGATCACCGCAAGCGGCTTAGGTTTGTTGGTTTGGGACTTGTTAACGATCGGCAAAGGCGAGGAGCGTAAGGCCGAAATGCCGCAACAGGTTTAA
- a CDS encoding cytochrome c has protein sequence MNETPLWASESFWKKTAIWVTAGSFLILVVLTFDSLKKTTAGTQRVPAYEVINKQIDYQFDKELNKFMPVIGGEELLFGKEFTEEEARELVDLGKKTTQAKNCMNCHTLLGNGAYYAPDLTKAWLDQGWISPEMREDMMIQFLMNPEKNARTYGTGRKMPNLGITEAEARGVVAFLKWMSSIDTNGFPYNFKTLYAED, from the coding sequence ATGAATGAAACACCGCTGTGGGCATCGGAGTCATTCTGGAAAAAAACCGCGATCTGGGTAACGGCCGGGTCGTTTTTAATTTTAGTCGTCTTAACATTCGATTCACTCAAAAAAACTACGGCAGGAACGCAGAGGGTCCCGGCCTATGAGGTGATCAATAAACAAATCGATTATCAATTCGATAAGGAATTGAATAAATTTATGCCGGTTATAGGCGGAGAAGAGCTGTTATTCGGTAAGGAATTCACCGAGGAAGAAGCCAGGGAGTTAGTCGATTTGGGTAAAAAGACCACACAGGCTAAAAATTGCATGAACTGCCATACCTTGCTCGGTAACGGCGCCTATTACGCGCCGGACTTGACCAAAGCCTGGTTGGATCAAGGCTGGATCAGTCCCGAGATGCGCGAGGACATGATGATTCAATTTTTAATGAACCCGGAAAAGAACGCTCGTACTTATGGTACAGGCCGCAAGATGCCGAACTTGGGCATTACCGAAGCCGAAGCTAGAGGCGTCGTGGCCTTTTTGAAATGGATGTCGAGTATCGACACGAATGGTTTCCCTTATAACTTCAAAACATTGTATGCGGAGGATTGA